The segment GGAATACGAGCTCGCGAACCAATTACTTCTTTGCGCTGTTTTTTGGCTTAATTCATGGTTTAGGATTTTCGAATTACCTCAAAGCACTGCTGGGACGAGATACAGACATCATCGGTCAGCTGTTTGCATTCAATGTAGGCTTAGAAGTAGGTCAGATTTTGATCGTGCTAGTATTTCTAGGGATTGCATGGTTGCTGACGATGATTTTAAATGTGACACGAAAAGATTGGATATTGGCGATTTCATCAGCGGTAGCTGGGATCGCCATTACTTTGATGATAGAAACTAAATTTTGGTAATATTAAACAACAATGCTAGGGTGTGAGGACACCATGGATTCTACTTAAATAAATTATACACTATGAAGAGGATTGTACTTTTTATCCTTGCTCTGTTGCCTCTTGTCAGTCAGGCTCAGGGTGTATGGGAACAAAAATTTGAACAATTGGGTACTACATTGCCCACACCAAACCAATACCGCACCGCATCTGGAGCACCAGGGGTAGACTATTGGCAGCAGAAGGTTGACTATGTCATCGACGTAGAATTGACAGATGCCAATCATGAAATCAACGGTAGTGAGGTTATCACCTATACCAACAATTCACCAGATCAGTTGGCTTACCTATGGGTACAATTGGATCAAAACATGAGAGCGAAGGACTCTGATACTCCATTGACCGAAGGCACAGCCATGAAATCCGAGATGAATGGAAAGTCACTACAGAGTTTGACCAATGATTTCGGTTATGATGGGGGATTCAAAATCAAGTACGTGAAGGATGCACAAGATGCGGGTCTGAAGTACACCATCAACAAGACGATGATGCGAGTGGATTTACCAAAACCTTTGAA is part of the Reichenbachiella agarivorans genome and harbors:
- a CDS encoding HupE/UreJ family protein, whose product is MTDFELYFGLGREHIMDVTAYDHILFVIALCTIYQLSEWKKVLILVTAFTIGHSLTLALVILDWISVDSSLVEFLIPVTILVTALGNMIKRNKDFRNTSSRTNYFFALFFGLIHGLGFSNYLKALLGRDTDIIGQLFAFNVGLEVGQILIVLVFLGIAWLLTMILNVTRKDWILAISSAVAGIAITLMIETKFW